Proteins from a genomic interval of Pristis pectinata isolate sPriPec2 chromosome 9, sPriPec2.1.pri, whole genome shotgun sequence:
- the LOC127574710 gene encoding T-complex protein 1 subunit zeta-like yields MFQRRKAEAALGINVTAARALQELLRTNLGPKGTMKMLVSEAGDIKLTKSGGLLLREMRLQHPTVSFIARAVATLSDTMGDGTTSAVLLVGEMLKEAERYISQGVHPRLIVEGLEVAKEEAISCLDELWEDEEDSIRRRVARTSLGTKVCPELAEVLTDLVLAAVTSVSRQRRPIDLKLVELMVMRHQTEWDTVLVKGLVLDHGARHPGMKRRVEDAFVLAMNVALEHVLPRVSSSCFYKDAEERERFVKAERQVVQEKVEKIIALKREVCGTSNKGFVVVNQKGIDPLALGALAREGIVALRRAKKSNMERLPLACGGQVVSSLQDLSAGCLGHAGLVYQETLGESTYTFIEQCDNPRSVTVLIKGPNEHTLAQVKEAIWCGMRAVKNTIEDGCAMPGAGAVELRIRNQLVNHQMDKVRGVARPGFQAFADAILVIPKTLVRNAGYDPQEIVSKALTAEEQSTIPVGIDLSSGGLIHDWDTPVWDNATVKHQLIHTSTAIVSNLLLVDEIVGIGKPTPPVDLTR; encoded by the coding sequence ATGTTCCAGAGAAGGAAGGCGGAGGCAGCCCTCGGCATCAATGTCACTGCGGCCAGAGCTTTGCAGGAGCTGCTCAGAACCAACCTGGGACCCAAAGGCACCATGAAAATGCTGGTGTCGGAGGCTGGTGACATCAAACTGACCAAGAGCGGAGGGCTTCTGCTGCGGGAGATGAGGCTGCAGCACCCGACTGTCTCCTTCATCGCCCGGGCGGTGGCAACCTTGAGTGACACCATGGGAGACGGCACCACGTCCGCCGTGCTGCTGGTCGGGGAAATGTTGAAAGAGGCCGAGCGGTACATCTCGCAGGGGGTCCACCCCAGGCTCATTGtagagggattggaggtggcCAAAGAGGAAGCCATCAGTTGCCTCGATGAGCTATGGGAGGACGAGGAGGACTCCATCAGGAGGAGAGTGGCTCGGACCTCACTTGGCACCAAGGTCTGCCCAGAGCTGGCGGAGGTTCTGACTGATCTGGTGCTGGCGGCGGTGACTTCGGTCTCTCGGCAGAGAAGGCCCATTGACCTGAAGCTGGTGGAACTGATGGTGATGAGGCACCAGACGGAATGGGACACCGTGCTGGTCAAGGGGCTCGTCCTGGACCACGGTGCTCGCCACCCTGGCATGAAGAGGCGAGTGGAGGACGCCTTCGTCCTCGCCATGAACGTGGCATTGGAGCACGTGCTCCCGAGGGTCAGCTCCAGCTGCTTCTACAAGGACGCAGAGGAAAGGGAGAGGTTCGTGAAGGCAGAGCGGCAGGTGGTCCAGGAGAAGGTGGAGAAGATCATCGCGCTGAAGAGGGAAGTGTGTGGCACCTCTAACAAAGGCTTTGTGGTGGTCAACCAGAAGGGCATAGACCCATTGGCACTCGGGGCGCTTGCCAGGGAGGGGATAGTGGCTTTGCGGAGAGCCAAGAAGAGCAACATGGAGAGGCTGCCTCTCGCCTGCGGGGGTCAGGTGGTGAGCTCCCTCCAGGACCTGAGCGCAGGGTGTCTGGGTCACGCGGGGCTTGTGTACCAGGAGACCCTGGGAGAGAGCACGTACACCTTCATCGAACAGTGTGACAATCCACGGTCTGTCACCGTGCTCATCAAAGGTCCCAATGAGCACACCCTCGCCCAGGTCAAGGAGGCCATCTGGTGTGGCATGCGCGCGGTGAAGAACACCATCGAGGACGGTTGCGCCATGCCTGGGGCCGGAGCAGTCGAGCTACGCATCAGAAACCAGCTGGTCAACCACCAGATGGACAAGGTGAGGGGTGTGGCCCGGCCGGGGTTCCAGGCTTTCGCCGACGCCATCCTGGTCATCCCGAAGACGCTGGTTCGGAATGCGGGCTACGACCCCCAGGAGATCGTGTCCAAGGCTCTGACAGCGGAGGAGCAAAGCACCATCCCCGTGGGGATTGACCTATCCTCGGGTGGGTTAATCCACGATTGGGACACTCCTGTATGGGACAACGCCACCGTCAAACATCAGCTGATTCACACCAGCACTGCCATAGTCAGCAATCTTCTTCTAGTGGATGAGATCGTAGGGATAGGAAAGCCGACGCCGCCGGTGGATTTAACCAGATAA